The Coffea arabica cultivar ET-39 chromosome 9e, Coffea Arabica ET-39 HiFi, whole genome shotgun sequence genome has a window encoding:
- the LOC113709684 gene encoding mitochondrial pyruvate carrier 3 isoform X2: protein MATSKLQALWNHPAGPKTTVTATGLIWSRYSTVITPKNWNLLSVNVAMACTGLYQLSRKIRHDYSNTEQAVVAEE from the exons ATGGCGACCTCCAAGCTCCAGGCTTTGTGGAATCACCCCGCTGGCCCTAAAACAA CGGTAACAGCTACTGGACTTATCTGGTCGCGCTATAGCACTGTCATTACCCCG AAGAACTGGAATCTACTCAGTGTAAATGTTGCAATGGCTTGCACTGGCCTATACCAGCTTTCACGGAAGATTAG GCATGATTATTCTAACACGGAGCAAGCTGTTGTTGCTGAAGAATGA
- the LOC113709347 gene encoding mediator of RNA polymerase II transcription subunit 11-like: protein MQTTYTMDPQNQNTSLQRLQNVEKRIVRVLELASSVMDEWASPSGPRKELVNNHCSEFMQLIKDIQVTLREEIKSACEYRPFEKCDYVPRISNEICCKKLDHVIAQLDEMKHTIEGYHTTA, encoded by the exons ATGCAGACGACGTACACCATGGATCCTCAAAACCAAAACACTTCATTGCAAAGGCTTCAAAATGTTGAAAAG AGAATAGTTAGGGTATTGGAGTTAGCTAGCAGTGTAATGGACGAATGGGCAAGCCCTAGTGGTCCAAGAAAGGAGCTGGTGAACAATCACTGCAGTGAATTTATGCAATTGATCAAG GACATCCAAGTGACACTGCGAGAAGAAATCAAAAGTGCCTGCGAGTATCGTCCTTTTGAGAAGTGTGACTACGTTCCAAGAATATCTAATGAGATCTGTTGCAAGAAACTGGATCATGTCATTGCACAGTTAGATGAGATGAAGCATACAATTGAAGGGTATCATACCACAGCTTGA
- the LOC113709684 gene encoding mitochondrial pyruvate carrier 4 isoform X1 has protein sequence MATSKLQALWNHPAGPKTIHFWAPTFKWGISIANIADFSKPPEKLSYPQQIAVTATGLIWSRYSTVITPKNWNLLSVNVAMACTGLYQLSRKIRHDYSNTEQAVVAEE, from the exons ATGGCGACCTCCAAGCTCCAGGCTTTGTGGAATCACCCCGCTGGCCCTAAAACAA TTCATTTCTGGGCTCCAACTTTCAAGTGGGGAATTAGTATTGCCAACATTGCTGACTTCTCTAAACCACCTGAAAAGCTCTCATACCCTCAGCAGATTG CGGTAACAGCTACTGGACTTATCTGGTCGCGCTATAGCACTGTCATTACCCCG AAGAACTGGAATCTACTCAGTGTAAATGTTGCAATGGCTTGCACTGGCCTATACCAGCTTTCACGGAAGATTAG GCATGATTATTCTAACACGGAGCAAGCTGTTGTTGCTGAAGAATGA